The nucleotide window CCATACATGGGTTTAGACGTTTTCGAGGGCAAAGTAGTTGACATGAAAGAGGCAGGAGTACTAGAACCACACAGAGTTAAGAAGCAGGCCATACAGTCAGCAGCAGAAGCAGCAGAAATGATACTAAGAATCGATGACATGATAGCTGCAAAGGGCTTTGAAGTTCCAAAGAAGGAATCTGAAGAGGGTGGAATGGGAGGCATGGGTGGAATGCCACCCATGTAATATTATTTTTTTCAAAAAATCATATTTATCATGATTAATCAGTAAAATTTATATAGTGGTGTAACTTAAAAAACAATGAAAAAAACAAAATGGTGGCAAAAAAATGGCCGAGGATACCACTG belongs to Methanothermobacter tenebrarum and includes:
- a CDS encoding TCP-1/cpn60 chaperonin family protein; its protein translation is PYMGLDVFEGKVVDMKEAGVLEPHRVKKQAIQSAAEAAEMILRIDDMIAAKGFEVPKKESEEGGMGGMGGMPPM